The DNA window GGTCAATCTGGCCAGAGTGGATGAATTCGCCATTCGTCTGGTGAAGTTTCAAGGCGAATTTGAACGCTGGCACGCGCACGATAACGAAGACGAAAGCTTCATCGTGCTGGAAGGCGAAGTTCTGTTTCAAACCGAGCAGGGGCATTTTCTGCTCAGCGCCGGGCAGGGAATTGTCATCCCGAAAGGCTTGCGCCATT is part of the Acidobacteriota bacterium genome and encodes:
- a CDS encoding cupin domain-containing protein — translated: MDVQLFSIRQVRDQITDAYAPVNLARVDEFAIRLVKFQGEFERWHAHDNEDESFIVLEGEVLFQTEQGHFLLSAGQGIVIPKGLRHCPKAASEGPMPMALIIERGETKRLGD